From one Accipiter gentilis chromosome 3, bAccGen1.1, whole genome shotgun sequence genomic stretch:
- the SGCB gene encoding beta-sarcoglycan — translation MAAAASEQQSSNGPVKKSMREKAVERRNVNKEHNSNFKAGYIPIDEDRLHKTGLRGRKGNLAICVIVLLFILAVINLIITLVIWAVIRIGPNGCDSMEFHESGLLRFKQVSDMGVIHPLYKSTVGGRRNEDLVITGNNQPIVFQQGTTKLSVEKDKTSITSDIGMEFVDPRTQNTLFSTDYETHEFHLPNGVKILNVQKASTERITSNATSDLNIKVDGRAIVRGNEGVFITGKTIEFRMGGNMELKAENSIILNGTVMVSPSRLPSSSYGEQFNNGNWLRFKLCMCADGTLFKVQVTGYNMGCQTSVNPCGATH, via the exons CAAAGTTCTAACGGCCCAGTGAAGAAGTCTATGCGAGAGAAGGCTGTGGAACGCAGGAACGTTAATAAGGAGCACAACAGTAACTTCAAAGCAGGATACATTCCAATTGATGAAGACCGTCTCCATAAGACAGGGTTACGTGGCAGGAAAGGCAACTTGGCCATTTGTGTGAttgttcttctttttattttggctGTCATCAATCTGATT ATTACGCTAGTTATCTGGGCAGTGATTCGAATTGGTCCCAATGGTTGTGACAGTATGGAGTTCCATGAGAGTGGCTTGTTGCGGTTTAAGCAAGTTTCTGACATGGGCGTAATACATCCATTATATAAAAGCACTGTAGGAGGCAGACGTAATGAAGATTTGGTGATCACTGGAAATAATCAGCCT ATTGTGTTTCAGCAAGGAACAACCAAGCTTAGTGtggaaaaagacaaaacttcTATTACCAGCGATATTGGCATGGAATTTGTTGACCCACGGACACAAAATACCTTGTTCAGCACGGACTATGAAACTCATGAGTTTCATCTGCCAAATGGAGTTAAAATCTTGAATGTACAAAAGGCCTCTACAGAGAGG ATTACCAGCAATGCGACCAGTGATCTAAACATAAAGGTCGATGGCCGTGCTATTGTCCGTGGAAATGAAGGTGTTTTCATCACAGGCAAGACCATTGAGTTTCGAATGGGGGGTAACATGGAACTTAAAGCA GAAAACAGCATTATCCTGAATGGAACTGTGATGGTCAGCCCATCGCGACTGCCAAGTTCTTCTTATGGGGAGCAGTTCAATAACGGCAACTGGCTGCGCTTCAAGCTCTGTATGTGTGCGGATGGGACACTGTTCAAGGTTCAGGTGACAGGTTATAATATGGGTTGTCAGACTTCTGTCAATCCATGTGGAGCCACGCACTAA